The nucleotide sequence GCGCATCATAGAGGGTGTGCTGCCCCGGGACGGGTCCTAAGATGCAGGATTGCCTCGCCCCCTCTTCCCCCCAGGTCAGCGTCGTAATCCCCACCTATAACCGGGCCGGCACCCTGGGACGCGCCATCACGAGCGTCCTCAGTCAGACCTTCCCGGACCTCGAGTGCATCGTCGTAGACGATGGCTCCACGGATCAGACCGTCGCCCTGGTGGAAGGATTCCAGGATCCCCGTCTCTGGCTCCTGCGGCTTCCCGTCAACAAGGGGGGCAGCCACGCGCGCAATGTCGGGATCCAGGCGGCCCGAAGTGATCTCGTCGCCTTCATTGACAGCGACGACGAGTGGCTGCCCCAGAAACTCGAACTGCAGATCAGACGCCTGCAAGGCGGCGCGGACCCCAAAGCCACCGTGGTATACTGCTTGTGCTATCAGCGCGATGGCACCACGGACCGCCTAACGCCGCACCGCACCCTTATCTATGAGGGGGACGTCTTCGGGCACCTGCTTACCGGCTGGCACCCGCCGACCGCGTCCCAGTTCCTGGTGACGCGAGCCTCACTACGGGAGTTGGGGGGCTTTGACGAGAGTCTCCCATGTGCTCACGATTATGACCTGTGGCTTCGGCTTGCCGAGGCGCACAACCATTTTGCGGCGGTCGGTGAACTTTTGGTCATCAAGGGTGAGAATACGGGTCCCCAATTATCGACTGATCCTGCCGCCCGCTTGGAAGGCACGCGGCTCCTTGATCGAAAGTGGGGGCCCGTTATCAAGCGCCACCTGGGCTCTACTGGGTACCGTCGGTGGAGAGCGGAACGAGATCGGCTCATCAAGGGGTTCCTCAGAACCCGACCGAATATGTATGATACGGTGAGCGGGAAGCGGGTAGCGTCCTGGCGATGGCTCCTCATGTTGCTGCGCCTTCTCCCATGGTCGAGACGGTATCTGATCCATGGTCTTGTATTGCTGATCTGGGGCCCATCTGCATACGACATCACCTGGCGAGCCAAGAAAACTCTAAGACGGGTCCTTGCCGAGTTGGAGACTTGGGTTGTGACGGGTTCTCTGGCCTGGTCCGGTCAAAAGCAGGTCTCAGCGATGATTCGAGTGAAAGATGAAGAGGAGTTCCTCTATCCTGCGGTGAAATCGATCGCGGATTACGTCGAGGAGATTGTTCTGATCGATAATGGCAGCACCGATCGCACCCCATCGATCATCCAATCGCTGCAACGAGAATATCCGGACAAGGTTGTGTGTTATCAGTACAATCAAGAGGTCCGAAGGGTAGGATGGGAGAGTTGGGAAGAAGCCTCACGTTCCGGAGGGTCCTCATCCCCCCACCTCTCGGCATACTTTTACAACTGGTGCCTGCGTAAGTGCACAAAGCCCTACGTCCTTAAATGGGATGGGGACATGATCGCGACGGAAGCCTTCTCTGAGTCGATGGGAACTTGGCGCAAATCTCACAAGGTGTTCATGACCTTCACGGGGGTGAATGTGCATCCGGATGGGCAGCACCTGATGGCCTCAAAATCGACGGACCGGACAGAATTGGTTTCCTCACTCAGGTTGTCGGCGATACCTTCCTGGGTGACCTCGCTTACATACACCTACCCGGAACCCCGCGTGTTTCCAAGATTCCGTGCGAAATTCGATATGGGCAATAAATTTACTCAACGTCTATGCACTCCAGTGTCGAATGGGTTGCGTGTCTCTCACCGCTGTTATAAAGTAGAAAAGGTTTGTTATCTCCATTTAAAGTTTTGTAAACGCCAACCGTATTCCGGTTATTCCTCCGAACTCGCAGATATTATCGCTTCAAACGTAGCCATAGGGCAGCCTTTATGTCCTGAATGGCTGGATCTGCTCCGCCGATGGCGGGTAGAAGATGGCGCGAGTAGATGGGAGCCAATGAAGGTGTAGAAGAAGTGGCGCATACGTTCATCTTCATCGGTGGTATTCATTGGAGCGGAACAACCCTGTTTCGACATACTTCAGGAACATCCCAGGATTAGCGACGTTAGATGTACAGTGGCACCGAGGGACAAGGGATATGACAGTGGCCAGGCGGCGCGTCATCTGTATCATCTCACCCAGGAAGTCTGCCTACTCTGAGACCTTCATCCAGGCTCACCTAAGAAGGCTTCCGGCGGAGGTGAAACTCCTTCACGGGACACTGATGCGTGGAGGGGACTTCCCCGCGATGACCGAGGATGATCGTCCACTCCTCTCACTCGCCGGGCGGGGACTTACCCTTATATGGCGAGAGACGTTCGGTATCACAGTAACCCGCTTTCAGGATGCGGCATTACGGCGATACCTCCGGCGCGAGAAGGTGGAGGCGGTTCTGGCGGAATTTGGATATACTGGGGCGAGCGTTAGCGAGGCCTGTCATGCGGCCGGCGTCCCCCTAATCGTGCATTTTCATGGTAACGATGCGTTCAAGCAGAAGTGGCTGGCCCGGTACCAGACTACCTATCGGCGAATGTTTTCCACGGCAGCCGCAGTGATCGCCGTCTCACGGGATTCGGAGCAACGGCTAGCCGATCTGGGGGCGCCACGCGACAGGTTATTCTATAATCCTTGTGGCGCCGATACCTCCATTTTTACGGGTGCGGATCCTGGAGCATGCCCTCCCACATTCCTTTCTGTGGGGCGCTTTGTGGATAGCAAGGCTCCACATCTCACCTTGCTGGCCTTCAGAGAGGTGGTCAGGGCGTGCCCTGAGGCGCGAC is from Candidatus Methylomirabilis tolerans and encodes:
- a CDS encoding glycosyltransferase, which translates into the protein MTVARRRVICIISPRKSAYSETFIQAHLRRLPAEVKLLHGTLMRGGDFPAMTEDDRPLLSLAGRGLTLIWRETFGITVTRFQDAALRRYLRREKVEAVLAEFGYTGASVSEACHAAGVPLIVHFHGNDAFKQKWLARYQTTYRRMFSTAAAVIAVSRDSEQRLADLGAPRDRLFYNPCGADTSIFTGADPGACPPTFLSVGRFVDSKAPHLTLLAFREVVRACPEARLIMVGDGALMEACRQLTRALDMEKAVDFLGVQSHAEVAALTRETRAFVLHSVTTSEDDVEGTPVAVLEAGAAGLPVVSTRHAGIKDVVIHSETGFLVDERDIQGMAGYMVQLARDPGLAARLSQRAREHVCANFSMEKSLATLWRIIEGVLPRDGS
- a CDS encoding glycosyltransferase family 2 protein, yielding MQDCLAPSSPQVSVVIPTYNRAGTLGRAITSVLSQTFPDLECIVVDDGSTDQTVALVEGFQDPRLWLLRLPVNKGGSHARNVGIQAARSDLVAFIDSDDEWLPQKLELQIRRLQGGADPKATVVYCLCYQRDGTTDRLTPHRTLIYEGDVFGHLLTGWHPPTASQFLVTRASLRELGGFDESLPCAHDYDLWLRLAEAHNHFAAVGELLVIKGENTGPQLSTDPAARLEGTRLLDRKWGPVIKRHLGSTGYRRWRAERDRLIKGFLRTRPNMYDTVSGKRVASWRWLLMLLRLLPWSRRYLIHGLVLLIWGPSAYDITWRAKKTLRRVLAELETWVVTGSLAWSGQKQVSAMIRVKDEEEFLYPAVKSIADYVEEIVLIDNGSTDRTPSIIQSLQREYPDKVVCYQYNQEVRRVGWESWEEASRSGGSSSPHLSAYFYNWCLRKCTKPYVLKWDGDMIATEAFSESMGTWRKSHKVFMTFTGVNVHPDGQHLMASKSTDRTELVSSLRLSAIPSWVTSLTYTYPEPRVFPRFRAKFDMGNKFTQRLCTPVSNGLRVSHRCYKVEKVCYLHLKFCKRQPYSGYSSELADIIASNVAIGQPLCPEWLDLLRRWRVEDGASRWEPMKV